The DNA segment TGATAACAGACTGGAATTTACTTCTGATATATTTGAAATTGAGGCCTGGACTAAATTTACATTTCCGGGCAGAAATGGGCAGTATTCGGAATTTATATGGGATAAAAACTGTTTTAGTGGAATAGATTGGGCAGAAAACCTGAAAGAAACAGGGATTTACTCTATTCAAAATGAATATGGGGAAGGTTGGGAAGAGGTGCCCTCAACCGAACTGGGTAATTATGATTATCTGATGTATAACGATATTGAATTTAGAAATCCGGCTGTAAGAGCAGAATTGAAGTATTGGGGGGAATGGTATATTAAAAATTGTGGCATGAACGGTTTCCGGCTGGATGCCGTAAAACACATTTCGACGGATTTTTTAACAGAATGGCTGGATCATATAAGAGATACCTTTAGCCGGGATTTCTTTATCGTAGCCGAAAACTGGAACATTGAAGATCCTGCAGCCTTAACGCACTATCTGGAAATTACTGAGGGGAGGATGCAGCTGTTTGATCCTATGTTGCACCACAATTTTTATCTGGCTTCTACAACAGAAAATTACGATCTGACCAGGATATTTGACCATACATTGGTTCAATCCCATCCCGAATTTGCTGTTACATTTGTGGACAATCATGATTCTCAGCCCTTACAGGCCCTTGAATCTTATGTCGATTTCTGGTTCAGGCCCCTGGCTTATGCCTTAATATTGCTAAGGGAACAAGGCATACCCTGTGTATTTTACCCAGATTTGTATGGTGCAAAATATACCGATAAAACAGAAGAAGGTTATGATGCAGGTGTTGAACTGGTTGCGTTGGCTGCATTGCCAGATATGTTACGCATCCGTAAGGACCTGGCTTATGGAGAACAGCATGATTACATGGATTTTCCTAGCTGTATTGGCTGGACTAGGGAAGGAGTACCTGAAAAAGAAAATTCGGGAATAGCTGTATTGATGAGCAACGGAGATACAGGACTGAAACTGATGGAAATTGGCAAAGTACACACAGGAAGAGTAATGGTTGACGCACTGGGTATTAGGGCAGAAGAAGTATTGATTGATGAAAATGGTTGCGGGGAATTTTATTGTGATGCAGGCAGTGTTTCTATATGGGTTTTATCTTCTTAAAGTATTGACACTGCTATAGCCGATTAACTCTTC comes from the Pedobacter heparinus DSM 2366 genome and includes:
- a CDS encoding alpha-amylase, with translation MDNQTLLQYFHWYYNENEKLWVKAMKDAVTLAGAGITGVWLPPAYKANSGGQSVGYDPYDLFDLGEFDQKNTLETRYGSKMEYQQAIKAFQEHGIAVIADVVFNHKAGGDELEKIMVRTVDPDNRLEFTSDIFEIEAWTKFTFPGRNGQYSEFIWDKNCFSGIDWAENLKETGIYSIQNEYGEGWEEVPSTELGNYDYLMYNDIEFRNPAVRAELKYWGEWYIKNCGMNGFRLDAVKHISTDFLTEWLDHIRDTFSRDFFIVAENWNIEDPAALTHYLEITEGRMQLFDPMLHHNFYLASTTENYDLTRIFDHTLVQSHPEFAVTFVDNHDSQPLQALESYVDFWFRPLAYALILLREQGIPCVFYPDLYGAKYTDKTEEGYDAGVELVALAALPDMLRIRKDLAYGEQHDYMDFPSCIGWTREGVPEKENSGIAVLMSNGDTGLKLMEIGKVHTGRVMVDALGIRAEEVLIDENGCGEFYCDAGSVSIWVLSS